Proteins found in one Bicyclus anynana chromosome 24, ilBicAnyn1.1, whole genome shotgun sequence genomic segment:
- the LOC112054514 gene encoding uncharacterized protein LOC112054514: protein MQCCVPFCANTSDNASTSEGTGITFHKLPSDKHLHAAWLRALGIQDHHLPDPAVVCSQHLLDKDFYKAESVRHIHINAIPSTVQMCMICLHTDSKLSLMSKLKMEEAYKQLTGLSLCCGGSLQQTLCVLCAQRLINFSRFRDLSLRAHSLMTDLLEQRESITVQHMETLYYATIHLQCNLSQTTLRADHCDLYIDHTDEEEQTAAEESVVGDVAVVKNEYSTDFTSNADDSKLVHKDNDIDMSNSVSDDKYSDMSIKLEPRLVDEAIDALETEHMSRKEICIKTENVVFGCTLCFEDFVQENVYKEHMIMHLQNTACDASQVCEPRAAGSCCDSLVLDNKTDSAAVLQDRFCCCFTGQILLLFYRTDSAAVLQDRFCCCFTGQILLLFYRTDSAAVLQDRFCCCFTGQILLQFYRTDSAAVLQDRFCCCFTGQILLLCYRTDSAAVLQDRFCCCFTGQILLLFYRTDSAAVLQDRFCCCFTGQILLLFYRTDSAAVLQDRFCCCFTGQKVSGCMMTLIRLQTAIRI, encoded by the exons ATGCAGTGCTGCGTACCTTTCTGCGCAAACACTTCAGACAATGCGTCAACATCTGAGGGAACAGGAATTACCTTTCACAA GTTACCCAGTGATAAACATCTGCATGCAGCTTGGCTCAGAGCCCTCGGCATACAAGACCATCACCTGCCCGACCCTGCTGTGGTCTGCTCACAGCATTTATTAGATAAAGACTTTTATAAAGCAGAGAGTGTGCGGCACATTCACATTAATGCTATACCTTCAACAGTGCAG atgtgcatgatatgcctGCACACTGACAGCAAGCTGTCTCTGATGAGTAAACTCAAGATGGAGGAGGCATACAAGCAGCTGACTGGACTGTCT TTGTGTTGTGGAGGAAGTCTGCAGCAAACACTCTGTGTGCTGTGTGCTCAGAGATTAATTAActtcagtagatttagagacTTGAGCTTGAGAGCCCATTCACTGATGACAGATTTGCTTGAACAACGTGAGTCA ATTACTGTACAACATATGGAAACTTTATACTACGCAACAATACATCTGCAGTGTAACTTATCACAGACAACATTAAGAGCTGACCATTGCGACTTGTACATAGATCACACTGATGAAGAGGAACAGACAGCAGCAGAGGAATCTGTTGTGGGAGATGTTGCAGTTGTGAAGAACGAATACAGTACTGACTTCACATCAAATGCTGATGACTCGAAATTGGTGCACAAAGACAATGACATAGACATGTCCAACAGTGTATCTGATGATAAATACTCTGACATGAGTATAAAGTTGGAACCAAGGCTGGTGGATGAAGCTATAGATGCCCTTGAAACGGAACACATGTCCAGAAAAGAGATTTGCATAAAGACTGAAAATGTTGTCTTCGGATGTACATTATGTTTTGAAGATTTTGTGCAAGAGAATGTATACAAAGAACATATGATCATGCATCTCCAG AAcactgcatgtgatgcatcacaagtgtgcgagcctcgtgcagctggaAGCTGCTGCGACTCATTGGTGCTGGataacaa GACAGATTCTGCTGCTGTTTTACAGGACAGATTCTGCTGCTGTTTTACAGGACAGATTCTGCTGCTGTTTTACAGGACAGATTCTGCTGCTGTTTTACAGGACAGATTCTGCTGCTGTTTTACAGGACAGATTCTGCTGCTGTTTTACAGGACAGATTCTGCTGCTGTTTTACAGGACAGATTCTGCTGCTGTTTTACAGGACAGATTCTGCTGCAGTTTTACAGGACAGATTCTGCTGCTGTTTTACAGGACAGATTCTGCTGCTGTTTTACAGGACAGATTCTGCTGCTGTGTTACAGGACAGATTCTGCTGCTGTTTTACAGGACAGATTCTGCTGCTGTTTTACAGGACAGATTCTGCTGCTGTTTTACAGGACAGATTCTGCTGCTGTTTTACAGGACAGATTCTGCTGCTGTTTTACAGGACAGATTCTGCTGCTGTTTTACAGGACAGATTCTGCTGCTGTTTTACAGGACAGATTCTGCTGCTGTTTTACAGGACAGAAAGTCAGTGGCTGCATGATGACCCTTATCCGGCTGCAGACTGCGATCAGGATTTAG
- the LOC112054516 gene encoding cytochrome P450 4C1 isoform X2: protein MLALVLLLVMSLLYWSWYTRRRSDEPPVLPGAWPLIGHAYLFIGDELNFWKQLQYITSECMNNGHAMSYYAGPYKFYVVSDPDDAYKVSNTCFEKDQFSHEFTKELLGDGLLFSAASTWKRHRKLINPSFNQQILDGFIPIFNKQARRIISQLQVEVDKGSFDHSQYVRQNFMETICLTALDDSIDADEAVSYVKSFETYMNCNICRFHRVWLYPEQLYKFSNIKKRQDKCVEVLHRVCDSVLQKKRAQRKQTKSSEWKDKNGAKPKVFMDLLMELDEGQLTDREIRDEMNTIIMAGHDTSANVTIFAMVLIGSHPPVQAKIYEELQEVFGGTDRDIEKQDFSRLVYLEAVLKETMRYYVMAPFVGRYIDQDVKLKNCTLKAGNNCMLLLYGIHRNPMWGPDVNEFRPERWLDPATLPKNPNAFVGFSLGKRNCIGKAYAMMSMKALLSHVLRRYRLRADHRQLVLKLDVLLKPVTGHFVSIQDRLNI from the exons ATGTTGGCCTTGGTGCTGTTACTCGTCATGTCTCTGTTGTATTGGAGCTGGTACACCAGGAGACGGTCTGACGAACCGCCCGTCCTGCCGGGAGCCTGGCCTTTGATAGGACACGCATATTTGTTCATCGGTGACGAGCTGA ACTTTTGGAAACAACTGCAGTATATAACTTCTGAATGTATGAACAATGGTCACGCGATGAGTTACTACGCGGGACCATACAAGTTTTACg ttGTATCAGATCCAGACGATGCTTATAAAGTGTCAAACACATGTTTCGAGAAAGATCAGTTTAGTCATGAGTTCACGAAGGAGCTTCTTGGAGACGGCTTGCTCTTCTCTGCAG CGTCAACATGGAAAAGGCACCGAAAGTTAATAAACCCCAGCTTCAACCAGCAAATTCTCGACGGCTTCATACCAATTTTCAACAAGCAAGCGCGACGGATCATATCTCAGCTGCAGGTTGAGGTTGACAAAGGCTCTTTTGATCATTCACAATACGTGCGGCAGAATTTCATGGAGACTATttgtt TGACAGCATTGGACGACAGCATAGACGCAGACGAAGCGGTGAGCTACGTGAAGTCCTTCGAGACGTACATGAACTGCAACATCTGCAGGTTCCACAGAGTTTGGCTCTATCCAGAGCAGCTCTACAAGTTTAGCAATATCAAGAAAAGACAGGACAAGTGTGTTGAAGTTCTGCACAGGGTGTGTGATTCG GTGCTTCAGAAGAAACGCGCTCagcgaaaacaaacaaaatcttcggAATGGAAAGATAAAAATG GAGCAAAGCCCAAAGTGTTCATGGACCTGCTGATGGAGCTGGACGAGGGGCAGCTGACCGACCGCGAGATCAGGGACGAGATGAACACCATCATCATGGCGGGCCACGACACTTCGGCGAACGTCACCATTTTCGCCATGGTTCTGATTGGATCACACCCACCAGTGCAAGCCAAGATATACGAGGA ACTGCAAGAAGTATTCGGCGGCACTGACAGAGATATAGAGAAGCAAGATTTCTCGAGACTCGTGTACTTAGAAGCGGTGCTCAAGGAGACGATGCGGTACTACGTCATGGCGCCCTTCGTGGGAAGATATATTGACCAGGATGTCAAATTAA AAAACTGCACCCTCAAAGCTGGGAACAATTGCATGCTGCTATTATATGGTATCCACCGGAACCCCATGTGGGGTCCAGATGTGAACGAGTTCCGACCGGAGAGGTGGTTGGACCCCGCCACGCTACCCAAGAACCCTAACGCTTTTGTTGGGTTTAGCCTTGGGAAAAGGAAttgtatag GCAAGGCGTACGCCATGATGTCCATGAAGGCTCTGCTGAGCCACGTGCTGCGAAGGTACCGGCTGCGCGCAGACCACAGGCAGCTGGTGCTCAAACTGGACGTCCTGCTCAAGCCGGTGACCGGACATTTCGTGTCTATTCAGGACAGATTAAACATATGA
- the LOC112054516 gene encoding cytochrome P450 4C1 isoform X1 has product MLALVLLLVMSLLYWSWYTRRRSDEPPVLPGAWPLIGHAYLFIGDELNFWKQLQYITSECMNNGHAMSYYAGPYKFYVVSDPDDAYKVSNTCFEKDQFSHEFTKELLGDGLLFSAASTWKRHRKLINPSFNQQILDGFIPIFNKQARRIISQLQVEVDKGSFDHSQYVRQNFMETICLTALDDSIDADEAVSYVKSFETYMNCNICRFHRVWLYPEQLYKFSNIKKRQDKCVEVLHRVCDSVLQKKRAQRKQTKSSEWKDKNGGAKPKVFMDLLMELDEGQLTDREIRDEMNTIIMAGHDTSANVTIFAMVLIGSHPPVQAKIYEELQEVFGGTDRDIEKQDFSRLVYLEAVLKETMRYYVMAPFVGRYIDQDVKLKNCTLKAGNNCMLLLYGIHRNPMWGPDVNEFRPERWLDPATLPKNPNAFVGFSLGKRNCIGKAYAMMSMKALLSHVLRRYRLRADHRQLVLKLDVLLKPVTGHFVSIQDRLNI; this is encoded by the exons ATGTTGGCCTTGGTGCTGTTACTCGTCATGTCTCTGTTGTATTGGAGCTGGTACACCAGGAGACGGTCTGACGAACCGCCCGTCCTGCCGGGAGCCTGGCCTTTGATAGGACACGCATATTTGTTCATCGGTGACGAGCTGA ACTTTTGGAAACAACTGCAGTATATAACTTCTGAATGTATGAACAATGGTCACGCGATGAGTTACTACGCGGGACCATACAAGTTTTACg ttGTATCAGATCCAGACGATGCTTATAAAGTGTCAAACACATGTTTCGAGAAAGATCAGTTTAGTCATGAGTTCACGAAGGAGCTTCTTGGAGACGGCTTGCTCTTCTCTGCAG CGTCAACATGGAAAAGGCACCGAAAGTTAATAAACCCCAGCTTCAACCAGCAAATTCTCGACGGCTTCATACCAATTTTCAACAAGCAAGCGCGACGGATCATATCTCAGCTGCAGGTTGAGGTTGACAAAGGCTCTTTTGATCATTCACAATACGTGCGGCAGAATTTCATGGAGACTATttgtt TGACAGCATTGGACGACAGCATAGACGCAGACGAAGCGGTGAGCTACGTGAAGTCCTTCGAGACGTACATGAACTGCAACATCTGCAGGTTCCACAGAGTTTGGCTCTATCCAGAGCAGCTCTACAAGTTTAGCAATATCAAGAAAAGACAGGACAAGTGTGTTGAAGTTCTGCACAGGGTGTGTGATTCG GTGCTTCAGAAGAAACGCGCTCagcgaaaacaaacaaaatcttcggAATGGAAAGATAAAAATGGTG GAGCAAAGCCCAAAGTGTTCATGGACCTGCTGATGGAGCTGGACGAGGGGCAGCTGACCGACCGCGAGATCAGGGACGAGATGAACACCATCATCATGGCGGGCCACGACACTTCGGCGAACGTCACCATTTTCGCCATGGTTCTGATTGGATCACACCCACCAGTGCAAGCCAAGATATACGAGGA ACTGCAAGAAGTATTCGGCGGCACTGACAGAGATATAGAGAAGCAAGATTTCTCGAGACTCGTGTACTTAGAAGCGGTGCTCAAGGAGACGATGCGGTACTACGTCATGGCGCCCTTCGTGGGAAGATATATTGACCAGGATGTCAAATTAA AAAACTGCACCCTCAAAGCTGGGAACAATTGCATGCTGCTATTATATGGTATCCACCGGAACCCCATGTGGGGTCCAGATGTGAACGAGTTCCGACCGGAGAGGTGGTTGGACCCCGCCACGCTACCCAAGAACCCTAACGCTTTTGTTGGGTTTAGCCTTGGGAAAAGGAAttgtatag GCAAGGCGTACGCCATGATGTCCATGAAGGCTCTGCTGAGCCACGTGCTGCGAAGGTACCGGCTGCGCGCAGACCACAGGCAGCTGGTGCTCAAACTGGACGTCCTGCTCAAGCCGGTGACCGGACATTTCGTGTCTATTCAGGACAGATTAAACATATGA
- the LOC112054516 gene encoding cytochrome P450 4C1 isoform X3: MASTWKRHRKLINPSFNQQILDGFIPIFNKQARRIISQLQVEVDKGSFDHSQYVRQNFMETICLTALDDSIDADEAVSYVKSFETYMNCNICRFHRVWLYPEQLYKFSNIKKRQDKCVEVLHRVCDSVLQKKRAQRKQTKSSEWKDKNGGAKPKVFMDLLMELDEGQLTDREIRDEMNTIIMAGHDTSANVTIFAMVLIGSHPPVQAKIYEELQEVFGGTDRDIEKQDFSRLVYLEAVLKETMRYYVMAPFVGRYIDQDVKLKNCTLKAGNNCMLLLYGIHRNPMWGPDVNEFRPERWLDPATLPKNPNAFVGFSLGKRNCIGKAYAMMSMKALLSHVLRRYRLRADHRQLVLKLDVLLKPVTGHFVSIQDRLNI; this comes from the exons ATGG CGTCAACATGGAAAAGGCACCGAAAGTTAATAAACCCCAGCTTCAACCAGCAAATTCTCGACGGCTTCATACCAATTTTCAACAAGCAAGCGCGACGGATCATATCTCAGCTGCAGGTTGAGGTTGACAAAGGCTCTTTTGATCATTCACAATACGTGCGGCAGAATTTCATGGAGACTATttgtt TGACAGCATTGGACGACAGCATAGACGCAGACGAAGCGGTGAGCTACGTGAAGTCCTTCGAGACGTACATGAACTGCAACATCTGCAGGTTCCACAGAGTTTGGCTCTATCCAGAGCAGCTCTACAAGTTTAGCAATATCAAGAAAAGACAGGACAAGTGTGTTGAAGTTCTGCACAGGGTGTGTGATTCG GTGCTTCAGAAGAAACGCGCTCagcgaaaacaaacaaaatcttcggAATGGAAAGATAAAAATGGTG GAGCAAAGCCCAAAGTGTTCATGGACCTGCTGATGGAGCTGGACGAGGGGCAGCTGACCGACCGCGAGATCAGGGACGAGATGAACACCATCATCATGGCGGGCCACGACACTTCGGCGAACGTCACCATTTTCGCCATGGTTCTGATTGGATCACACCCACCAGTGCAAGCCAAGATATACGAGGA ACTGCAAGAAGTATTCGGCGGCACTGACAGAGATATAGAGAAGCAAGATTTCTCGAGACTCGTGTACTTAGAAGCGGTGCTCAAGGAGACGATGCGGTACTACGTCATGGCGCCCTTCGTGGGAAGATATATTGACCAGGATGTCAAATTAA AAAACTGCACCCTCAAAGCTGGGAACAATTGCATGCTGCTATTATATGGTATCCACCGGAACCCCATGTGGGGTCCAGATGTGAACGAGTTCCGACCGGAGAGGTGGTTGGACCCCGCCACGCTACCCAAGAACCCTAACGCTTTTGTTGGGTTTAGCCTTGGGAAAAGGAAttgtatag GCAAGGCGTACGCCATGATGTCCATGAAGGCTCTGCTGAGCCACGTGCTGCGAAGGTACCGGCTGCGCGCAGACCACAGGCAGCTGGTGCTCAAACTGGACGTCCTGCTCAAGCCGGTGACCGGACATTTCGTGTCTATTCAGGACAGATTAAACATATGA
- the LOC112054517 gene encoding cytochrome P450 4C1 isoform X3: MFILVLVLAIVLLHWIFKTRREPGEPPILPGSLPLIGHGYMLLGDTVYFWQKFKEISYTCLQNGHALYFLIGTQKFYVLTDPEDICLVSNVCVAKDTVVGALIRSLLGSGLVFADVPTWKKHLTTMDVKLEEADSVKFLEAYDQAISNGIATYCKFWLRCDLLYNMTDMKIKQENCIRIVHETSDLVLQKKRMKNKRNRAKINSVDNNIEADIKKDTAKCFADLLLESNVLTEQELRHEVNGMIIAGSDTTSTVLVFALLLIGSYPEVQEKIYSELTEVFEGSNRDVQKQDLSRLEYLEAAIKETLRYYVMAPFVIRHIDKEIKLKSCTLKPGNNCFFSLYGVHRHPMWGDDVEEFKPQRWLDSPSRLPANANAFMAFSVGKRNCIGRAYAMMTMKILLSHIFRQYRVLADHSNMKVKLNVIIKPCSGHLISLEKRNM, encoded by the exons ATGTTCATCCTCGTTCTAGTCCTAGCGATAGTTTTGCTCCACTGGATCTTCAAGACCCGTCGTGAGCCCGGGGAGCCTCCTATTTTGCCGGGTTCTTTGCCTCTCATTGGTCATGGCTATATGCTGTTGGGGGACACTGTTT ATTTTTGGCAGAAATTCAAAGAAATATCGTACACATGCTTGCAAAACGGCCACGCGTTGTACTTTCTGATAGGAACACAGAAGTTTTACG taTTAACAGACCCTGAGGACATATGTCTGGTGTCCAACGTATGCGTGGCCAAGGACACGGTGGTCGGCGCTCTTATCCGAAGCTTGTTGGGCTCTGGCCTGGTGTTTGCTGACG TGCCCACgtggaaaaaacatc TAACAACAATGGATGTTAAACTCGAAGAAGCTGATTCTGTAAAATTCTTGGAAGCATACGACCAGGCCATCTCAAATGGCATAGCGACTTACTGCAAGTTCTGGCTGCGATGTGACTTGTTATATAACATGACagatatgaaaataaaacaggAAAACTGCATACGGATTGTACACGAGACGTCAGATCTG gTCTTGCAAAAGAAACGAATGAAGAATAAACGAAACCGTGctaaaataaatagtgtagACAATAATATAG AAGCCGACATTAAAAAAGACACAGCGAAGTGTTTTGCTGATTTGCTTTTGGAATCTAATGTTCTTACGGAACAAGAATTACGGCACGAAGTGAACGGGATGATAATAGCCGGCAGCGACACCACATCAACTGTTCTTGTGTTTGCTTTACTTTTGATAGGGTCATATCCTGAAGTGCAGGAGAAAATTTACTCTGA attAACTGAAGTGTTCGAGGGATCAAATAGGGATGTCCAAAAGCAAGACTTATCGCGGCTTGAGTATCTGGAAGCTGCAATAAAGGAGACTTTACGGTACTACGTCATGGCACCGTTCGTCATAAGGCATATagacaaagaaattaaattaa AGTCCTGTACCCTCAAGCCAGGCAACAACTGCTTCTTTTCTCTGTACGGCGTCCACCGACATCCCATGTGGGGTGACGATGTTGAGGAGTTCAAACCACAGCGCTGGCTCGACAGTCCATCACGTCTGCCGGCCAATGCAAACGCATTCATGGCATTCAGTGTGGGGAAAAGGAATTGTATAG GCAGAGCGTATGCTATGATGACTATGAAGATACTACTGTCCCACATCTTCAGACAGTACAGAGTACTCGCCGACCATTCCAACATGAAAGTGAAACTCAATGTTATAATCAAACCTTGTTCTGGACATTTAATATctttagaaaaaagaaatatgtag
- the LOC112054517 gene encoding cytochrome P450 4C1 isoform X1: MFILVLVLAIVLLHWIFKTRREPGEPPILPGSLPLIGHGYMLLGDTVYFWQKFKEISYTCLQNGHALYFLIGTQKFYVLTDPEDICLVSNVCVAKDTVVGALIRSLLGSGLVFADVPTWKKHRKLIMPSFNQQILDGFIPIFNNQAKRLMKKLESEEDDKCFDPTPYVNQIILESICLTTMDVKLEEADSVKFLEAYDQAISNGIATYCKFWLRCDLLYNMTDMKIKQENCIRIVHETSDLVLQKKRMKNKRNRAKINSVDNNIEADIKKDTAKCFADLLLESNVLTEQELRHEVNGMIIAGSDTTSTVLVFALLLIGSYPEVQEKIYSELTEVFEGSNRDVQKQDLSRLEYLEAAIKETLRYYVMAPFVIRHIDKEIKLKSCTLKPGNNCFFSLYGVHRHPMWGDDVEEFKPQRWLDSPSRLPANANAFMAFSVGKRNCIGRAYAMMTMKILLSHIFRQYRVLADHSNMKVKLNVIIKPCSGHLISLEKRNM, translated from the exons ATGTTCATCCTCGTTCTAGTCCTAGCGATAGTTTTGCTCCACTGGATCTTCAAGACCCGTCGTGAGCCCGGGGAGCCTCCTATTTTGCCGGGTTCTTTGCCTCTCATTGGTCATGGCTATATGCTGTTGGGGGACACTGTTT ATTTTTGGCAGAAATTCAAAGAAATATCGTACACATGCTTGCAAAACGGCCACGCGTTGTACTTTCTGATAGGAACACAGAAGTTTTACG taTTAACAGACCCTGAGGACATATGTCTGGTGTCCAACGTATGCGTGGCCAAGGACACGGTGGTCGGCGCTCTTATCCGAAGCTTGTTGGGCTCTGGCCTGGTGTTTGCTGACG TGCCCACgtggaaaaaacatcgtaagttGATAATGCCTTCCTTCAATCAGCAAATACTTGACGGATTTATACCAATTTTCAACAATCAAGCAAAAAGACTGATGAAGAAACTGGAATCGGAGGAAGACGACAAATGTTTCGATCCTACGCCATATGTAAACCAGATTATACTTGAAAGTATTTGTT TAACAACAATGGATGTTAAACTCGAAGAAGCTGATTCTGTAAAATTCTTGGAAGCATACGACCAGGCCATCTCAAATGGCATAGCGACTTACTGCAAGTTCTGGCTGCGATGTGACTTGTTATATAACATGACagatatgaaaataaaacaggAAAACTGCATACGGATTGTACACGAGACGTCAGATCTG gTCTTGCAAAAGAAACGAATGAAGAATAAACGAAACCGTGctaaaataaatagtgtagACAATAATATAG AAGCCGACATTAAAAAAGACACAGCGAAGTGTTTTGCTGATTTGCTTTTGGAATCTAATGTTCTTACGGAACAAGAATTACGGCACGAAGTGAACGGGATGATAATAGCCGGCAGCGACACCACATCAACTGTTCTTGTGTTTGCTTTACTTTTGATAGGGTCATATCCTGAAGTGCAGGAGAAAATTTACTCTGA attAACTGAAGTGTTCGAGGGATCAAATAGGGATGTCCAAAAGCAAGACTTATCGCGGCTTGAGTATCTGGAAGCTGCAATAAAGGAGACTTTACGGTACTACGTCATGGCACCGTTCGTCATAAGGCATATagacaaagaaattaaattaa AGTCCTGTACCCTCAAGCCAGGCAACAACTGCTTCTTTTCTCTGTACGGCGTCCACCGACATCCCATGTGGGGTGACGATGTTGAGGAGTTCAAACCACAGCGCTGGCTCGACAGTCCATCACGTCTGCCGGCCAATGCAAACGCATTCATGGCATTCAGTGTGGGGAAAAGGAATTGTATAG GCAGAGCGTATGCTATGATGACTATGAAGATACTACTGTCCCACATCTTCAGACAGTACAGAGTACTCGCCGACCATTCCAACATGAAAGTGAAACTCAATGTTATAATCAAACCTTGTTCTGGACATTTAATATctttagaaaaaagaaatatgtag
- the LOC112054517 gene encoding cytochrome P450 4C1 isoform X2, whose protein sequence is MFILVLVLAIVLLHWIFKTRREPGEPPILPGSLPLIGHGYMLLGDTVLLTDPEDICLVSNVCVAKDTVVGALIRSLLGSGLVFADVPTWKKHRKLIMPSFNQQILDGFIPIFNNQAKRLMKKLESEEDDKCFDPTPYVNQIILESICLTTMDVKLEEADSVKFLEAYDQAISNGIATYCKFWLRCDLLYNMTDMKIKQENCIRIVHETSDLVLQKKRMKNKRNRAKINSVDNNIEADIKKDTAKCFADLLLESNVLTEQELRHEVNGMIIAGSDTTSTVLVFALLLIGSYPEVQEKIYSELTEVFEGSNRDVQKQDLSRLEYLEAAIKETLRYYVMAPFVIRHIDKEIKLKSCTLKPGNNCFFSLYGVHRHPMWGDDVEEFKPQRWLDSPSRLPANANAFMAFSVGKRNCIGRAYAMMTMKILLSHIFRQYRVLADHSNMKVKLNVIIKPCSGHLISLEKRNM, encoded by the exons ATGTTCATCCTCGTTCTAGTCCTAGCGATAGTTTTGCTCCACTGGATCTTCAAGACCCGTCGTGAGCCCGGGGAGCCTCCTATTTTGCCGGGTTCTTTGCCTCTCATTGGTCATGGCTATATGCTGTTGGGGGACACTGTTT taTTAACAGACCCTGAGGACATATGTCTGGTGTCCAACGTATGCGTGGCCAAGGACACGGTGGTCGGCGCTCTTATCCGAAGCTTGTTGGGCTCTGGCCTGGTGTTTGCTGACG TGCCCACgtggaaaaaacatcgtaagttGATAATGCCTTCCTTCAATCAGCAAATACTTGACGGATTTATACCAATTTTCAACAATCAAGCAAAAAGACTGATGAAGAAACTGGAATCGGAGGAAGACGACAAATGTTTCGATCCTACGCCATATGTAAACCAGATTATACTTGAAAGTATTTGTT TAACAACAATGGATGTTAAACTCGAAGAAGCTGATTCTGTAAAATTCTTGGAAGCATACGACCAGGCCATCTCAAATGGCATAGCGACTTACTGCAAGTTCTGGCTGCGATGTGACTTGTTATATAACATGACagatatgaaaataaaacaggAAAACTGCATACGGATTGTACACGAGACGTCAGATCTG gTCTTGCAAAAGAAACGAATGAAGAATAAACGAAACCGTGctaaaataaatagtgtagACAATAATATAG AAGCCGACATTAAAAAAGACACAGCGAAGTGTTTTGCTGATTTGCTTTTGGAATCTAATGTTCTTACGGAACAAGAATTACGGCACGAAGTGAACGGGATGATAATAGCCGGCAGCGACACCACATCAACTGTTCTTGTGTTTGCTTTACTTTTGATAGGGTCATATCCTGAAGTGCAGGAGAAAATTTACTCTGA attAACTGAAGTGTTCGAGGGATCAAATAGGGATGTCCAAAAGCAAGACTTATCGCGGCTTGAGTATCTGGAAGCTGCAATAAAGGAGACTTTACGGTACTACGTCATGGCACCGTTCGTCATAAGGCATATagacaaagaaattaaattaa AGTCCTGTACCCTCAAGCCAGGCAACAACTGCTTCTTTTCTCTGTACGGCGTCCACCGACATCCCATGTGGGGTGACGATGTTGAGGAGTTCAAACCACAGCGCTGGCTCGACAGTCCATCACGTCTGCCGGCCAATGCAAACGCATTCATGGCATTCAGTGTGGGGAAAAGGAATTGTATAG GCAGAGCGTATGCTATGATGACTATGAAGATACTACTGTCCCACATCTTCAGACAGTACAGAGTACTCGCCGACCATTCCAACATGAAAGTGAAACTCAATGTTATAATCAAACCTTGTTCTGGACATTTAATATctttagaaaaaagaaatatgtag